The following are from one region of the Candidatus Dadabacteria bacterium genome:
- a CDS encoding trypsin-like peptidase domain-containing protein: protein MGKAIPKRRKGMDPPSTFVMTFRLRNFLPFLLAIFFLVAVSCETSEPPPPGYEPPVECDLPERGGYEREIYYPNLDSRALGDISPTENDYETVKKISRSVLRIRSGRRLGTGWLIAPRHVVTAAHSINENYNTMHVQTFDGETIGAEVAWYDKTGTSDLALLKLEREIDAVPLKIADARPEKDDMLIVIGQTSIASGLGGWIVTMGPALDESHCRRVESRCDLPRDRVYHLAPVIGGMSGGPVLNRNGEVVSTVSGTKIPLGFTTRGLPEKLWVYAFYQPIPGSYEFGSNPEELKQLYNNSAAPDLREPANAGQYRDDNQWKTTDNAFGDKYNPFPIDQFDHMNDVYKREREGAVSLKVSSDSEISVGSGFIYDDSTVITAGHVVTETGLEVYITTADGEVHKGTVSKTQNEPGKCDIAVIKTAPGALSGYRELEIGNSSSLRCGDPVIVIGTAADYRPAGNLQGVTAVYRGTRKYLSEFFSPSSRGGMSGGPVLNREGEVISLASEAFDFVGPSGQQPTKPASLFIHTRIPTYMKQHASDGPNSETMKRFIEDSDFRCE from the coding sequence ATGGGAAAAGCGATACCCAAACGGAGGAAAGGTATGGATCCCCCCAGTACCTTTGTCATGACATTCCGCTTAAGAAATTTCCTCCCGTTTTTGCTTGCTATCTTCTTTCTGGTGGCGGTTTCCTGCGAAACGTCTGAACCGCCGCCACCCGGTTACGAACCTCCCGTAGAGTGCGACCTTCCCGAGCGGGGAGGATACGAAAGAGAGATTTACTATCCGAACCTGGACAGTCGCGCCCTTGGGGACATATCCCCGACCGAAAATGATTACGAAACCGTAAAGAAGATAAGCCGCTCGGTATTGCGGATAAGATCAGGTCGAAGACTGGGAACAGGCTGGCTTATAGCTCCTCGCCATGTTGTCACAGCCGCGCACTCGATAAATGAAAATTATAATACCATGCACGTCCAGACATTTGACGGCGAAACTATAGGCGCGGAAGTCGCATGGTATGACAAAACAGGAACAAGCGACTTGGCTCTGCTTAAGCTTGAGCGGGAGATTGATGCCGTTCCTCTGAAAATCGCCGACGCAAGACCCGAAAAAGATGACATGCTTATCGTAATAGGTCAGACTTCCATAGCATCAGGTCTTGGAGGATGGATCGTTACGATGGGACCCGCGCTTGATGAGTCACACTGCCGAAGGGTGGAATCCAGATGTGATTTGCCGCGCGACAGAGTATACCATTTGGCGCCCGTAATAGGAGGAATGAGTGGAGGGCCCGTACTCAATCGCAATGGAGAAGTGGTCTCCACGGTATCCGGAACAAAGATACCTCTTGGTTTCACGACACGTGGGCTGCCCGAAAAGCTCTGGGTTTACGCATTTTATCAGCCGATTCCCGGTTCCTACGAGTTCGGGTCGAATCCCGAGGAATTAAAACAGCTTTACAACAACAGCGCGGCTCCCGATCTTCGGGAACCCGCAAACGCCGGTCAGTACAGGGATGACAACCAGTGGAAAACTACGGATAACGCGTTCGGCGACAAATACAACCCGTTTCCGATCGACCAGTTTGACCACATGAACGATGTATACAAAAGAGAGCGCGAAGGAGCCGTGAGCCTGAAAGTGTCATCAGACTCGGAAATATCAGTTGGTTCCGGTTTTATATATGACGACAGTACCGTCATCACCGCGGGACACGTGGTCACTGAAACGGGATTGGAAGTCTACATTACAACAGCGGACGGCGAAGTTCACAAGGGTACTGTTTCCAAAACACAGAACGAACCGGGAAAATGTGATATCGCCGTTATAAAAACGGCGCCGGGAGCCTTGTCGGGATATAGAGAACTTGAAATCGGCAATTCCTCTTCGCTTCGGTGTGGCGACCCTGTCATTGTAATCGGCACCGCCGCCGATTACAGGCCGGCGGGAAACCTGCAGGGAGTCACGGCCGTTTATCGCGGAACCCGGAAGTATTTGTCCGAATTCTTCTCGCCATCCTCTCGCGGCGGCATGAGTGGCGGCCCGGTTTTAAACAGAGAAGGCGAGGTGATTTCTCTGGCCTCGGAGGCATTCGACTTCGTCGGGCCGTCTGGACAGCAGCCTACCAAACCGGCTTCTCTGTTTATTCACACCCGAATTCCGACTTACATGAAACAGCATGCTTCGGACGGGCCGAACTCAGAAACTATGAAAAGGTTTATTGAAGACAGTGATTTTCGATGTGAATAA
- a CDS encoding VacB/RNase II family 3'-5' exoribonuclease, with product MLSKRESRVLRLLSEKEGKSLSEQKILRELKIPERKRKNLRATLERMVLEGTIKRTSKGRYRLGKYGKKSAGKDHRRPNFPGHTLNGNRKKIGSNGLSNGNSLRVLADLRKTPRGFVACPRKTEIPECEIESRGGKRSFSDGELVVIEIGLGKTSARVTERLGISGEIETEKKGIISEYSLPKGFSRNVIKEVGNLNAEFSNGDLSARVNLEGETIFTIDGDDAKDFDDAVGIKRIRKGKGYRLWVSIADVSHYVLSGSACDEEAARRATSTYLSDRVIPMLPKRLSNDLCSLRPRKRRLTKTVEMDFDSSGRLKDSRIYNSVIKSSARLTYSKAAAVLEGNGTASSSLSKSITSSLLVMRELYGKLKELRIGKGGLDFDFPEAVLLRNSSGEVRDVDRFKRNTAHEIIEEFMIMANSVVADFVFRNGFESIYRIHEPPDPDSIKQLRESLLKIGIKANLGARAKQPDIQAVMKTASGRRDREQINFMILRALKKAVYSTKHVPHFGLAIDDYTHFTSPIRRYPDLVVHRIVDDILEKKDPSYDSALLKKIAERCSILERAAEGAERQFMNLETANFMKTRVGEVFHGKILSIHPFGVFIEIKEHFVEGLIPEHLYKHKGKKRKWFELGEDVRVKLVSADLERRRLTFDLAS from the coding sequence ATGTTGAGTAAAAGGGAGTCACGGGTACTGAGGCTGCTTAGCGAAAAAGAGGGCAAAAGCCTCTCCGAGCAAAAAATTCTCCGGGAGCTTAAGATACCCGAGAGAAAAAGAAAAAACCTCCGTGCTACACTTGAGCGCATGGTTCTTGAGGGTACGATCAAAAGGACCTCCAAAGGGCGCTACCGCCTTGGAAAATACGGGAAAAAATCCGCCGGGAAAGATCACCGGCGTCCGAATTTTCCCGGTCACACTTTAAACGGGAACCGGAAAAAGATCGGGTCAAACGGCCTGTCAAACGGGAACTCCCTGAGGGTTTTGGCCGACCTGCGAAAAACCCCAAGGGGTTTTGTTGCATGCCCGAGAAAGACGGAGATTCCCGAGTGTGAGATTGAAAGCAGAGGGGGGAAAAGGAGCTTCTCCGACGGGGAACTCGTGGTTATAGAGATTGGGCTTGGGAAAACATCGGCGAGAGTGACCGAGCGTCTTGGGATATCTGGAGAAATCGAAACCGAGAAAAAAGGGATTATTTCCGAGTACAGTCTTCCGAAGGGTTTTTCGCGCAACGTGATCAAAGAGGTCGGCAACCTGAACGCGGAATTCTCAAACGGTGATCTTTCGGCGAGGGTGAATCTTGAGGGGGAAACCATTTTCACCATAGACGGGGATGACGCAAAGGATTTTGACGATGCGGTGGGCATAAAAAGAATCCGCAAGGGCAAGGGATACAGACTCTGGGTAAGCATAGCGGATGTTTCTCATTACGTGCTTTCCGGGAGCGCGTGCGATGAGGAGGCCGCGCGCAGGGCCACCAGCACTTATCTCTCGGACAGGGTTATTCCCATGCTTCCCAAGCGGCTCTCGAATGATCTCTGCAGCCTGCGACCGAGAAAAAGACGGCTTACCAAAACAGTCGAGATGGATTTTGATTCCTCGGGAAGACTTAAAGACTCAAGGATATACAACAGCGTGATAAAAAGCTCCGCGAGGCTCACCTATTCCAAGGCCGCGGCCGTTTTGGAGGGAAATGGTACTGCCTCCTCCTCACTTAGCAAAAGCATAACTTCTTCCCTGCTTGTGATGAGAGAGCTCTATGGCAAGCTCAAGGAGCTTAGAATCGGAAAAGGCGGTCTTGACTTCGATTTTCCCGAGGCTGTGCTGCTTCGCAATTCCTCAGGAGAGGTAAGAGACGTCGACAGGTTTAAGCGAAACACGGCCCACGAGATAATAGAGGAGTTCATGATCATGGCTAACTCCGTAGTTGCGGACTTTGTCTTTAGAAACGGTTTCGAATCGATCTACAGAATTCATGAGCCTCCTGACCCGGATTCAATAAAGCAGTTGCGCGAAAGCCTTCTCAAAATAGGAATCAAGGCGAACCTGGGAGCAAGAGCAAAACAGCCTGACATTCAGGCGGTGATGAAGACCGCTTCGGGAAGACGGGACCGGGAACAGATAAATTTCATGATTCTGCGCGCGCTTAAAAAAGCTGTCTACTCGACAAAGCATGTTCCCCATTTCGGTCTTGCGATAGATGATTACACCCACTTCACTTCGCCCATAAGAAGGTATCCCGATCTTGTTGTTCACAGGATTGTCGACGATATACTGGAAAAAAAAGACCCTTCCTACGATTCCGCTCTTCTCAAAAAGATTGCCGAACGCTGCTCGATTCTGGAGAGGGCGGCAGAGGGCGCGGAACGTCAGTTCATGAACCTCGAGACTGCGAATTTCATGAAAACTCGCGTGGGCGAAGTATTCCACGGGAAAATACTCAGCATACATCCCTTCGGAGTATTCATAGAAATAAAGGAACACTTCGTCGAAGGACTCATCCCCGAGCACCTTTACAAACACAAGGGCAAGAAAAGGAAGTGGTTTGAACTCGGAGAGGATGTTCGCGTAAAACTCGTGTCAGCTGACCTGGAAAGAAGAAGGCTCACTTTTGATCTTGCGTCTTAG
- a CDS encoding N-6 DNA methylase yields the protein MSQITLPLFPPSEQTSSLEKSDKLLKVFEDVHNHIYANDGLFPEQALEETIKILFLKIFDEKNKKFEFKITSSEYENIINGKNESDFLSRLYKLQENTFTYFSDLFEKDEKIKLKDNSLAFVFNKLQNIDLLNSSNDVKGLAFQKFIHASQRVGRGQFFTPEQVVKLCVEIIQPKSNEKVLDPACGSGGFLSSTLQYIYLNEPGKAKDFARNNAYGIEINKTAATVAKMMMILDGDGFCNIIRHDSLSDWNSIDAELNKTSKTNLKTYRNYFDIVLTNPPFGTQGKITSKSILKNFDLGYKWNEFDSKFYKSGDLLHGQVPEILFIERCLKFLKPGGRMAIVLPNGDFENSSLSYLRNYIKEQADVLDIIKLPQETFIPSGTGVKTSILFLKKKNDEKPTEKIYFAQVTKLGYAGNKNGSLIYKKDNSGNIQKNEKGEFKVDEDISDVISSYINFKKDKKFNNTENAFLINRDDLNYMRLDFEFYKPSYRETEKILLKNGAKRLGNLLDIKKAKSSKLKQRNLTVRYVELSDISTQYNEITNATEQLVHELPSRASYELKEGDIITAVAGNSIGTNNHVSAYVTKKYDGCICTNGFRVFSKRKRNTLDKESLYQQGSNFDEEVLNPFYLLYFLKSKYFLDQVYRFRTGAAIPSLLDSDLLNILILVPSKEEQNRIGKIVKKGFEQRRKYQDQINNLKINI from the coding sequence ATGAGTCAAATTACACTTCCCTTATTTCCCCCTTCTGAGCAAACATCTTCCTTAGAAAAAAGCGATAAATTACTAAAAGTCTTTGAAGATGTTCATAACCATATTTACGCTAACGATGGCTTGTTCCCAGAACAGGCTTTGGAAGAAACAATAAAAATACTTTTTCTGAAAATTTTCGATGAAAAAAACAAAAAATTTGAATTCAAAATTACATCATCAGAGTATGAAAACATTATCAACGGGAAAAACGAAAGCGATTTTCTTAGCAGGCTCTACAAGCTACAAGAAAACACTTTTACTTATTTCTCGGACCTCTTTGAAAAAGATGAAAAAATAAAATTAAAAGATAATTCGCTTGCTTTTGTCTTCAATAAGCTTCAGAACATTGACCTTCTAAATTCTTCAAATGATGTTAAAGGTCTCGCTTTTCAAAAATTCATACATGCCTCGCAGAGAGTTGGGAGAGGACAATTCTTCACTCCTGAACAAGTGGTTAAACTGTGTGTTGAAATAATACAACCAAAATCAAACGAGAAAGTCCTAGATCCAGCTTGCGGAAGTGGGGGTTTCCTGAGTTCAACTTTGCAATATATCTACTTAAACGAACCTGGTAAAGCTAAAGATTTCGCTAGAAACAATGCTTATGGAATCGAGATAAACAAAACGGCCGCTACGGTCGCAAAAATGATGATGATTTTAGATGGCGACGGTTTCTGCAACATTATCCGACATGACTCATTATCTGATTGGAATAGTATTGATGCAGAATTAAATAAAACCAGCAAAACCAACTTAAAAACATATCGAAATTATTTTGATATTGTTCTCACAAATCCACCTTTCGGTACACAAGGCAAAATTACTAGTAAATCAATACTTAAAAACTTTGACTTAGGTTACAAATGGAATGAATTTGATTCTAAGTTTTACAAAAGCGGGGACCTGTTGCATGGACAGGTCCCGGAAATCTTATTCATTGAAAGATGTTTAAAGTTTTTAAAACCTGGAGGTAGAATGGCAATCGTTTTACCCAATGGTGATTTTGAGAACTCTAGCCTTTCTTATCTTCGTAATTATATAAAAGAACAAGCGGATGTGCTTGATATTATCAAGCTACCTCAAGAAACATTTATTCCATCGGGTACAGGAGTGAAAACCTCTATTTTATTTTTAAAAAAGAAAAACGATGAAAAACCAACTGAAAAAATATATTTTGCTCAAGTAACAAAATTGGGCTATGCAGGAAACAAGAATGGGTCTTTAATTTATAAAAAAGATAATTCAGGAAATATACAAAAAAATGAAAAAGGAGAATTCAAAGTAGATGAGGATATTTCTGATGTTATTTCTTCATACATAAATTTCAAAAAAGATAAAAAATTTAATAACACTGAAAATGCCTTTTTGATAAATAGAGACGACTTAAACTACATGCGACTGGATTTCGAGTTTTATAAACCGAGCTACAGAGAAACCGAGAAAATTCTTCTAAAAAATGGTGCTAAAAGACTTGGAAATTTACTGGATATAAAAAAAGCGAAGTCAAGCAAACTTAAGCAAAGAAATCTCACCGTTCGCTATGTAGAATTGTCCGACATTAGCACACAGTACAATGAAATAACAAATGCGACAGAGCAGCTTGTTCATGAGTTACCAAGCAGAGCATCATACGAATTAAAAGAGGGTGACATAATCACCGCTGTAGCGGGCAACTCCATTGGTACAAATAACCATGTTTCAGCATACGTAACAAAAAAATATGATGGCTGTATTTGTACAAACGGATTTAGAGTTTTCAGTAAAAGAAAAAGAAATACACTAGACAAAGAATCCTTATATCAACAGGGTTCTAATTTTGACGAAGAAGTATTAAACCCATTTTATCTATTATATTTTCTTAAGTCTAAATATTTTCTCGACCAAGTGTATCGATTCAGAACCGGGGCTGCCATACCATCATTGTTAGATTCTGATTTACTTAATATTTTGATTCTAGTCCCAAGCAAAGAGGAACAGAATAGAATAGGAAAGATCGTAAAAAAGGGTTTTGAGCAGAGAAGAAAATATCAAGATCAAATTAACAACTTAAAAATTAACATATAG
- a CDS encoding helix-turn-helix transcriptional regulator → MSKTTLEKFGQKVREERLKQGLSQEELAARARVHRTYIGMIERAEKNITLENIEKIATALKLKINDLLTFE, encoded by the coding sequence ATGAGTAAAACCACTCTAGAAAAATTTGGTCAGAAAGTACGGGAAGAAAGGCTTAAACAAGGACTTTCGCAAGAGGAGCTTGCTGCAAGGGCAAGAGTTCACAGAACTTACATTGGAATGATTGAAAGAGCTGAGAAGAACATAACTTTAGAAAACATAGAGAAGATTGCGACGGCTTTGAAGTTAAAAATAAATGACCTGTTAACATTTGAATAA